One Egicoccus halophilus genomic region harbors:
- a CDS encoding NAD(P)H-hydrate epimerase — protein MDERLDPAVFWPRLGRALAEVPEDARTPPPQARVGAVLVLLEDTAEGPRVVLTRRRRDLRSHPGQVSFPGGRLDPGETVEEAALREAREEIGLRTSSVEVVGIGPKFYIPPSRFWVVPVLGRWRQPHPLTENPWEVDEVLEVPLTQLLDRTRWRHAPLSLGGSTWAWQLDDDVLWGATAVVMALLLETAVDDWSGGLAPDDLGDERAVRPWEQVPSWERRTRLAGDLPAVAQQELAHVTAGQLRAVRDWLAGHDVGPLARAEQAGRAAAHAIRRMRRGDVAELSVTVLAGPSDNGAAGLAAARLLVAGGARVDVRTVGAARYPGQVALLAAAGVRVEAVGPGLDDAAPPGEVVLDAMLGVGTVPPLRDLPEAAARWLRRHDVPVVALELPSGLSADVGLRGSCVTADVTVALGAPTLGLRPRISHAYVGDLYLADLGIPPAAWHAAGVDDPPTFPNGPLVRLTADDAATDAGTPDQGER, from the coding sequence GTGGACGAGCGGCTGGACCCGGCGGTGTTCTGGCCGCGACTGGGACGGGCACTCGCCGAGGTGCCCGAGGACGCCCGGACCCCGCCGCCGCAGGCGCGGGTCGGCGCGGTGCTGGTCCTGCTCGAGGACACCGCGGAGGGACCGCGGGTGGTGCTGACCCGCCGTCGTCGCGACCTTCGCTCGCATCCCGGTCAGGTCTCGTTCCCTGGTGGCCGGCTCGATCCGGGGGAGACCGTCGAGGAGGCGGCGCTGCGCGAGGCCCGGGAGGAGATCGGGCTGCGGACCTCCAGCGTCGAGGTGGTCGGGATCGGACCCAAGTTCTACATCCCCCCGTCACGGTTCTGGGTCGTGCCGGTGCTGGGCCGTTGGCGGCAGCCGCATCCGCTGACCGAGAACCCCTGGGAGGTCGACGAGGTCCTCGAGGTCCCGCTGACCCAGCTGCTCGACCGCACGCGGTGGCGGCACGCCCCGCTGAGCCTCGGCGGCTCGACGTGGGCCTGGCAGCTCGACGACGACGTGTTGTGGGGTGCGACCGCCGTGGTGATGGCGCTGCTGCTCGAGACGGCCGTCGACGACTGGTCCGGCGGGCTCGCCCCGGACGACCTCGGCGACGAGCGCGCCGTGCGACCCTGGGAGCAGGTCCCCTCGTGGGAGCGTCGCACGCGTCTGGCGGGAGACCTGCCGGCGGTGGCGCAGCAGGAACTCGCCCACGTCACCGCCGGACAGCTGCGGGCGGTGCGCGACTGGCTGGCCGGGCACGACGTCGGACCGCTGGCGCGCGCCGAGCAGGCCGGTCGCGCCGCGGCCCACGCGATCCGGCGCATGCGCCGGGGCGACGTCGCGGAGCTGAGCGTGACCGTGCTGGCCGGGCCCAGCGACAACGGTGCCGCCGGGCTGGCCGCGGCGCGTCTGCTGGTCGCCGGCGGCGCCCGCGTCGACGTCCGCACCGTCGGGGCGGCGAGGTATCCCGGGCAGGTGGCGTTGCTCGCGGCGGCCGGGGTGCGGGTCGAGGCGGTCGGTCCCGGTCTCGACGACGCGGCGCCGCCCGGTGAGGTGGTGCTCGACGCGATGCTGGGGGTCGGCACCGTGCCGCCGCTGCGGGACCTGCCCGAGGCGGCGGCCAGGTGGTTGCGCCGACACGACGTCCCGGTCGTGGCGCTGGAGCTGCCCTCGGGGCTGTCGGCCGACGTCGGGCTGCGGGGCTCGTGCGTCACCGCCGACGTGACCGTCGCGCTCGGGGCCCCGACGCTCGGGCTGCGGCCGAGGATCTCGCACGCCTACGTCGGTGACCTCTATCTCGCCGACCTCGGGATCCCGCCGGCGGCGTGGCACGCCGCCGGCGTCGACGACCCGCCGACGTTCCCGAACGGGCCGCTGGTCCGGCTCACCGCCGACGACGCGGCGACCGACGCCGGCACGCCGGACCAGGGCGAGCGCTGA
- a CDS encoding FtsB family cell division protein: MSRAAADPTPRRALRSAQRRRRRGGSGRGPLPVQRAARRFAAAIQGAVRGDRPLVLLLLGALVLSVLMLSGPAQRYLDTRDRVDALAGKAVALEQVNAELEQRQRDLQDPGNVELLAREQQGFIRPGEVPYTLVPPEVDRPRITSPREAAPGPSPAWYRRAWDALGGWIGAS; the protein is encoded by the coding sequence ATGAGTCGGGCCGCCGCGGATCCGACCCCGCGCCGGGCGCTGCGCTCGGCGCAGCGCCGCCGTCGGCGTGGAGGCTCCGGCCGCGGCCCCCTGCCGGTGCAGCGGGCGGCGCGACGCTTCGCCGCAGCCATCCAGGGCGCCGTGCGTGGCGACCGCCCGTTGGTGCTGTTGCTGCTCGGTGCGTTGGTGCTGTCGGTGCTGATGCTCTCCGGGCCGGCGCAGCGGTATCTCGACACGCGCGACCGGGTCGATGCACTGGCGGGCAAGGCCGTGGCGCTCGAGCAGGTCAACGCCGAGCTCGAGCAACGGCAACGCGATCTGCAGGACCCGGGCAACGTCGAGCTGCTGGCCCGCGAGCAACAGGGATTCATCCGGCCGGGCGAGGTGCCCTACACCCTGGTGCCCCCCGAGGTCGACCGTCCCCGCATCACCTCACCTCGCGAGGCGGCACCGGGACCGTCGCCGGCCTGGTACCGCCGGGCGTGGGACGCGCTGGGCGGGTGGATCGGGGCCAGCTGA
- a CDS encoding nucleoside deaminase — MVDLLDEATLRSWLDVAVEEARTGRDEGGIPIGAALIGADGQVLGRGHNRRVQDDDPSVHGETDAFRRAGRQRSYRGTTMVTTLSPCWYCSGLVRQFGISRLVIGETRTFSGGHDWLADHGVEVHVLDDQRCIDLLQQFIAAHPAVWNEDIGDE; from the coding sequence ATGGTGGACCTGCTCGACGAGGCGACGCTGCGGTCCTGGTTGGACGTGGCGGTCGAGGAAGCGCGGACCGGCCGCGACGAGGGTGGCATCCCCATCGGTGCCGCGTTGATCGGTGCGGACGGGCAGGTCCTCGGGCGGGGCCACAACCGGCGGGTGCAGGACGACGACCCGTCGGTGCACGGCGAGACCGACGCGTTCCGCCGGGCCGGCCGTCAGCGCAGCTACCGCGGCACCACGATGGTCACGACGCTCTCGCCGTGTTGGTACTGCTCGGGCCTCGTGCGCCAGTTCGGCATCTCCCGGCTCGTGATCGGTGAGACCCGCACCTTCAGCGGCGGCCACGACTGGCTCGCCGACCACGGCGTCGAGGTGCACGTGCTCGACGACCAGCGCTGCATCGACCTGCTGCAACAGTTCATCGCCGCCCACCCGGCGGTCTGGAACGAGGACATCGGTGATGAGTGA
- a CDS encoding FAD-binding and (Fe-S)-binding domain-containing protein, with protein sequence MAVARRRATRPVELPDEATRRQLAFELRRTVTGEVRFDPGTRALFATDASNYRHVPLGVVSPRDADEVAAVLAVCRAAGVPVTPRGAGTSLAGQATNTGVLLDLARHLDTIEDVDPDTATARVQTGVVLASLQRAAAPYGLRFGPDPSTADRCTLGGMLGNDACGPHSLTAGRTVHQVESLDVLLADGTRVELGRVPLDAARALAAGDGPMAGRLAGLLDLRGEVGALVRERFPAVPRRVSGYGLDQLLHEDHLDLAKALVGTEGTCAVVLGASVRLVPRPGATVQVLLGYRDLVEAARHVPALLPHRPAALEGIDAMLVAGSARPGRPRPRGLDLLPDGDGWLVAEFAGDTVAEATAAAERLVRARGEVGAPTHRLVVDPADQRAVWRVRAEGLGAISVAPGEAMKLSGWEDAGIAPARLSAYLADLADLLADHGLTAGVYGHFGDGCVHTKIDFDHATDAGVATFRRFVEQAADLVVAHGGSPSGEHGDGQARAELYGRVFGRELVDAFRRFKALWDPQGLLNPGRLVDPLPLDADLRLRPRAAMTTPAGWFALAEDDGDLAGAAARCVGMGVCVRDQGTGTMCPSWMVTHEEAHATRGRAHLLFEVLRPDTDLDGLGDARLHEALDLCLSCKACKAECPTGVDVATLKAEVLARTYAERRRPAEHLALGRVRWWLRAGSHTPRLANALAGSAPSRWLRPRVGVSARRPVPTLADEPFSTWWRRRGGSEVSGEPVLLFVDTFTETLTPEVGRAAVEVLEAAGRRVVVAPRPVCCGRPLYDHGMLDEAVATLRRLVAVLGPAAVGGVPVVGLEPSCVAALRDELPSLLADDPAAAAIAGATRTLAEFLDGIGWAPPVPLEDVEVLLHPHCQGRAVMGTDADARLLDRLGASWRDLDAGCCGLAGSFGYRDGEPFEVSVAAAERQLLPALRDAAPRTIVLADGFSCRTQIAHLAGGEVPRSLHLAEVLALLVHRGRGSPDAETARTSSDLVEARKDAPS encoded by the coding sequence GTGGCGGTGGCGCGCAGGAGAGCGACGCGGCCCGTCGAGCTGCCCGACGAGGCGACCCGTCGGCAACTCGCGTTCGAACTTCGCCGCACCGTGACCGGCGAGGTCCGTTTCGACCCCGGCACGCGGGCACTGTTCGCCACCGACGCGTCCAACTACCGCCACGTACCGCTCGGGGTGGTGTCGCCCAGGGACGCCGACGAGGTCGCGGCCGTGCTGGCGGTGTGCCGGGCGGCGGGGGTACCGGTGACCCCCCGCGGGGCGGGGACCTCGCTGGCCGGCCAGGCGACCAACACGGGCGTGCTGCTCGACCTCGCGCGCCACCTCGACACGATCGAGGACGTCGACCCCGACACCGCGACGGCACGCGTCCAGACCGGCGTCGTGCTCGCGTCGCTGCAGCGGGCGGCCGCGCCGTACGGCCTGCGCTTCGGTCCCGACCCCTCCACCGCCGACCGCTGCACGCTGGGCGGCATGCTCGGCAACGACGCCTGCGGGCCGCACTCGCTGACGGCCGGACGCACCGTCCACCAGGTCGAGTCGCTCGACGTCCTGCTCGCCGACGGCACGCGCGTCGAGCTCGGCCGGGTCCCGCTCGACGCCGCGAGGGCGCTCGCCGCCGGGGACGGACCGATGGCGGGCCGTCTCGCCGGGCTGCTCGACCTGCGCGGCGAGGTCGGCGCCCTGGTCCGCGAACGGTTCCCGGCCGTCCCCCGGCGGGTGTCGGGCTACGGCCTCGACCAGCTGCTGCACGAGGACCACCTCGACCTCGCCAAGGCACTGGTGGGCACCGAGGGGACCTGCGCGGTCGTGCTCGGCGCCAGCGTGCGGCTGGTCCCGCGTCCGGGGGCCACCGTGCAGGTCCTGCTCGGCTACCGCGACCTGGTCGAGGCGGCCCGGCACGTCCCGGCGCTGCTGCCCCACCGTCCCGCCGCGCTCGAGGGGATCGACGCGATGCTGGTGGCCGGCTCCGCCCGTCCCGGCCGGCCGCGCCCACGCGGGCTGGACCTGCTGCCCGACGGCGACGGCTGGCTGGTGGCCGAGTTCGCCGGCGACACCGTCGCCGAGGCCACCGCCGCCGCCGAGCGGCTGGTCCGGGCGCGCGGTGAGGTGGGCGCGCCCACCCACCGCCTGGTCGTCGACCCGGCCGACCAGCGCGCGGTGTGGCGGGTACGGGCCGAGGGGCTCGGCGCCATCTCGGTCGCGCCCGGAGAGGCGATGAAGCTCTCCGGTTGGGAGGACGCCGGGATCGCTCCGGCCCGGCTGTCCGCCTACCTCGCCGACCTCGCCGACCTGCTGGCCGACCACGGCCTGACCGCTGGCGTCTACGGCCACTTCGGCGACGGCTGCGTGCACACCAAGATCGACTTCGACCACGCCACCGACGCCGGGGTGGCGACCTTCCGCCGGTTCGTCGAGCAGGCCGCCGACCTGGTCGTCGCCCACGGTGGGTCGCCGTCGGGCGAACACGGCGACGGCCAGGCCCGCGCCGAGCTGTACGGCCGCGTGTTCGGCCGCGAGCTCGTCGACGCCTTCCGACGGTTCAAGGCGCTGTGGGACCCGCAGGGACTGCTCAACCCCGGCCGGCTGGTGGATCCGCTTCCGCTCGACGCCGACCTGCGGTTGCGGCCACGCGCGGCGATGACCACCCCGGCCGGCTGGTTCGCCCTCGCCGAGGACGACGGTGACCTCGCCGGCGCCGCCGCCCGCTGCGTCGGCATGGGTGTGTGCGTCCGCGACCAGGGCACCGGCACGATGTGCCCGTCGTGGATGGTGACCCACGAGGAGGCGCACGCGACCCGTGGGCGCGCCCACCTGCTGTTCGAGGTGCTGCGGCCCGACACCGACCTCGACGGCCTGGGCGACGCGCGCCTGCACGAGGCGCTCGACCTGTGCCTGTCGTGCAAGGCGTGCAAGGCCGAGTGTCCCACCGGCGTCGACGTCGCCACGTTGAAGGCCGAGGTGCTCGCGCGCACCTACGCCGAGAGGCGCCGGCCGGCCGAACACCTGGCGCTGGGACGCGTGCGGTGGTGGCTGCGCGCCGGGTCGCACACGCCGCGGCTGGCCAACGCCCTGGCCGGCTCCGCGCCGTCGCGCTGGCTGCGACCGCGGGTCGGGGTGAGCGCCCGGCGGCCGGTGCCGACGCTCGCCGACGAGCCGTTCTCGACCTGGTGGCGCCGGCGGGGCGGCTCCGAGGTGTCCGGCGAGCCGGTGCTGCTGTTCGTCGACACCTTCACCGAGACGCTCACCCCCGAGGTCGGCCGCGCCGCCGTCGAGGTGCTCGAGGCGGCCGGTCGCCGCGTCGTGGTGGCGCCCCGTCCGGTGTGCTGCGGAAGACCGTTGTACGACCACGGGATGCTCGACGAGGCGGTCGCGACCCTACGTCGCCTGGTGGCCGTGCTCGGCCCGGCCGCGGTCGGTGGCGTCCCGGTGGTCGGACTCGAGCCGTCGTGCGTGGCGGCCCTGCGCGACGAGCTGCCCAGCCTGCTCGCCGACGACCCGGCCGCCGCCGCGATCGCCGGGGCGACGCGCACGTTGGCGGAGTTCCTCGACGGGATCGGCTGGGCGCCACCCGTCCCGCTCGAGGACGTCGAGGTGCTGCTGCACCCGCACTGCCAGGGGCGGGCGGTGATGGGCACGGACGCCGACGCGCGGCTGCTCGACCGGCTCGGGGCGTCGTGGCGCGACCTCGACGCCGGCTGCTGCGGCCTGGCCGGCTCGTTCGGCTACCGCGACGGCGAGCCCTTCGAGGTGTCGGTCGCCGCCGCGGAACGCCAGCTGTTGCCCGCCCTGCGCGACGCGGCGCCGCGCACGATCGTGCTGGCCGACGGGTTCTCCTGCCGCACCCAGATCGCCCACCTCGCCGGCGGCGAGGTCCCGCGGTCCCTGCACCTGGCCGAGGTCCTGGCCCTGCTGGTCCACCGCGGACGGGGCTCCCCCGACGCAGAGACGGCCCGGACATCGTCGGACCTCGTGGAGGCGCGCAAGGACGCGCCGTCGTGA
- a CDS encoding DUF501 domain-containing protein, translated as MVHTCVFGLPTVVRVDPRLDDGTPFPTTFWLTCPVMRSRVGRLEADHAMVGLNERLATDESFAAAYAAASERYVAARNELGDPLPGNPSAGGMPGHIKCLHVHAGHTLATGDNVVGQWTLEHSTPAPCRGPCVTTEQVEHQLDRERTRARDRHRLQDQDQDRP; from the coding sequence GTGGTGCACACCTGTGTGTTCGGGTTGCCGACGGTGGTGCGGGTCGACCCGCGCCTCGACGACGGCACCCCGTTCCCGACCACCTTCTGGTTGACCTGCCCGGTGATGCGCTCCCGGGTGGGCCGCCTCGAGGCCGACCACGCGATGGTCGGCCTCAACGAACGGCTGGCGACCGACGAGTCGTTCGCGGCCGCCTACGCCGCGGCTTCCGAGCGCTACGTCGCGGCCCGGAACGAACTGGGGGACCCGCTGCCGGGGAACCCGTCGGCCGGCGGCATGCCCGGGCACATCAAGTGCCTGCACGTCCATGCCGGCCACACCCTGGCGACCGGGGACAACGTCGTCGGGCAGTGGACGCTCGAGCACAGCACGCCGGCGCCGTGCCGCGGTCCGTGTGTGACCACCGAGCAGGTCGAACACCAGCTCGACCGCGAACGGACCCGGGCCCGCGACCGGCACCGGCTCCAGGACCAGGACCAGGACCGCCCATGA
- a CDS encoding pentapeptide repeat-containing protein: MAAVEPLHLVGEDRCGEDLRDLDFTGAVFERCELRHADLSGVRTSGAVFTACDLAGVDLSASVHDGTAFVNCRLEGARLSTARFVGCKLTGSELTATTLLGFEIDGGDWTYVNLRGTDLRRMRLAGLRLAHADLGGADLRGADLTGADLTGANVHGTRLRDAELTDARLDGVALADAELAGAVLDLGGAIRLAESLGAVVR; this comes from the coding sequence ATGGCCGCCGTCGAGCCGCTGCACCTGGTCGGCGAGGACCGGTGCGGGGAGGACCTGCGCGACCTCGACTTCACCGGTGCGGTGTTCGAGCGCTGCGAACTGCGCCACGCCGACCTGTCGGGCGTGCGTACCAGCGGCGCGGTGTTCACCGCCTGTGACCTCGCCGGGGTCGACCTCAGCGCGTCCGTCCACGACGGCACGGCGTTCGTCAACTGCCGTCTCGAGGGCGCCCGGTTGTCCACGGCCCGGTTCGTCGGCTGCAAGCTGACCGGCAGCGAACTGACGGCGACGACCCTGCTCGGGTTCGAGATCGACGGTGGCGACTGGACCTACGTCAACCTCCGGGGCACCGACCTGCGACGGATGCGACTGGCGGGCCTGCGGCTGGCCCACGCCGACCTCGGCGGCGCCGACCTGCGTGGAGCGGACCTCACCGGCGCGGACCTGACCGGCGCGAACGTGCACGGCACCCGCCTGCGCGACGCGGAGCTCACCGACGCCCGCCTCGACGGGGTCGCCCTGGCGGACGCGGAACTCGCCGGCGCGGTCCTCGACCTCGGTGGTGCCATCCGTCTGGCCGAGTCGCTCGGGGCCGTGGTGCGCTGA
- a CDS encoding S1 RNA-binding domain-containing protein, with product MVQLQGQIVKGKVVRLEEYGAFVEVSTEDGGVVTGLVHVSEVDADFVENIYAYLAEGDEVDVKVLDVKDDGKVDLSIKRADPEWQDEESVNLRSKLDKDFNKRLRRFMHKSQMIQGEARRQRRGRVVS from the coding sequence TTGGTCCAACTGCAGGGTCAGATCGTCAAGGGCAAGGTCGTCCGGCTCGAGGAGTACGGCGCGTTCGTCGAAGTGTCCACCGAGGACGGCGGCGTCGTCACCGGGCTGGTCCACGTTTCCGAGGTCGACGCCGACTTCGTCGAGAACATCTACGCCTACCTCGCCGAAGGTGACGAGGTCGACGTCAAGGTGCTCGACGTCAAGGACGACGGCAAGGTCGACCTGTCCATCAAGCGGGCCGACCCGGAGTGGCAGGACGAGGAGTCCGTCAACCTGCGGTCGAAGCTCGACAAGGACTTCAACAAGCGTCTGCGGCGGTTCATGCACAAGTCGCAGATGATCCAGGGTGAGGCACGCCGGCAGCGTCGCGGACGCGTCGTCTCGTGA
- a CDS encoding Ppx/GppA phosphatase family protein gives MSTPRAAVDVGTNSVRLLVSDADGRRLARELTITRLGTGVDRTGVLDDDALHRTLTTIAGYREQWVAAGVTDRVRIAATSAVRDAGDRDRFFDGVRELTGVDAEVLTGEQEAALTYAGVLGALDVPTPAAVVDVGGGSTELVVGDVAGTVVGSVSLQLGCVRLAEHHLVSDPPTLVEWRAARATVDERLAEADAGLSVQHADLGGARTLVAVAGTATTLAALHLDLPEYLEERIHATRIPTPALLELTDRLARMTSAQRAALGPVQPGREDVLHGGALVLSRVAQRYGFADVVVSEADILDGLAASLA, from the coding sequence ATGAGCACCCCCCGCGCCGCCGTCGACGTCGGGACCAACTCGGTCCGTCTGCTGGTGAGCGATGCGGACGGCCGCCGGCTGGCCCGCGAGCTGACGATCACTCGACTGGGGACCGGCGTGGACCGCACCGGGGTGCTCGACGACGACGCGCTGCACCGCACGTTGACGACCATCGCGGGCTACCGCGAGCAGTGGGTCGCGGCGGGCGTGACCGACCGGGTCCGGATCGCCGCGACCTCCGCCGTGCGCGACGCCGGCGACCGCGACCGGTTCTTCGACGGCGTGCGGGAGCTCACGGGCGTCGACGCCGAGGTGCTGACCGGTGAGCAGGAGGCGGCGCTGACCTACGCCGGCGTGCTCGGGGCCCTCGACGTTCCGACGCCGGCGGCGGTGGTCGACGTCGGTGGCGGGTCGACCGAACTGGTCGTCGGCGACGTCGCCGGGACGGTCGTCGGCAGCGTGTCGCTGCAGCTGGGCTGCGTCCGGTTGGCCGAGCACCATCTGGTGTCCGACCCGCCCACCCTCGTCGAGTGGCGGGCCGCGCGCGCAACGGTCGACGAACGGCTCGCGGAGGCCGACGCCGGCCTGTCCGTGCAGCACGCCGACCTGGGCGGGGCACGGACGCTGGTCGCCGTCGCCGGGACCGCCACCACGCTCGCCGCGCTGCACCTCGACCTGCCCGAGTACCTCGAGGAACGCATCCACGCCACCCGGATCCCGACGCCGGCGTTGCTCGAGCTCACCGACCGCCTGGCCCGGATGACCTCGGCGCAGCGTGCCGCGCTCGGCCCGGTGCAACCGGGACGCGAGGACGTCCTGCACGGCGGGGCGCTGGTGCTCTCGCGCGTCGCGCAGCGCTACGGGTTCGCCGACGTGGTCGTCAGCGAGGCCGACATCCTCGACGGCCTGGCCGCGTCGTTGGCCTGA
- the eno gene encoding phosphopyruvate hydratase yields MDLTTIDLVRAREILDSRGNPTVEVEVGLVDGTLGRAAVPSGASTGEAEAVELRDGGERYLGKGVRKAVDNVHETIAPALLGREATRQREVDALLLELDGTDNKAELGANAILGVSLATAKAAAAALGLPLYAYLGGPNAHVLPVPMMNVLNGGSHAESNVDFQEFMIAPIGAPSFSEALRIGTQVYHQLKKVLHGRGLSTGLGDEGGFAPDLASNSAALDLLMEAIDEAGFTAGTDVALAMDPATSELFRDGSYALEGEGRVLSSQEMVDLWADLVGRYPIVSIEDGLDEGDWDGWKLLTARLGDQVQLVGDDLLVTNPAFVRRGIDERAANSVLVKVNQIGSLTETFDAVSLAQRAGWTAMISHRSGETEDATIADIAVATNAGQIKTGAPARSDRVAKYNQLLRIEEELGDTARYAGRDAFPRFSA; encoded by the coding sequence ATGGACCTGACCACCATCGACCTGGTCCGCGCCCGCGAGATCCTCGACAGCCGCGGCAACCCGACCGTCGAGGTCGAGGTCGGGCTCGTCGACGGCACGCTCGGTCGCGCCGCGGTGCCCTCCGGCGCCTCCACCGGCGAGGCCGAGGCCGTCGAGTTGCGTGACGGTGGTGAGCGCTACCTCGGCAAGGGGGTGCGCAAGGCCGTCGACAACGTCCACGAGACCATCGCCCCGGCGTTGCTCGGCCGCGAGGCGACCCGTCAGCGTGAGGTCGACGCGCTGCTGCTCGAGCTCGACGGCACCGACAACAAGGCCGAGCTCGGCGCCAACGCGATCCTGGGGGTGTCGCTGGCGACCGCGAAGGCTGCGGCCGCGGCGCTCGGCCTGCCGCTGTACGCCTACCTCGGGGGCCCCAACGCCCACGTGCTGCCCGTGCCGATGATGAACGTGCTCAACGGCGGCAGCCACGCGGAGTCCAACGTCGACTTCCAGGAGTTCATGATCGCGCCCATCGGCGCACCGAGCTTCTCCGAGGCGCTGCGCATCGGCACGCAGGTCTACCACCAGCTCAAGAAGGTCCTGCACGGCCGGGGGCTGTCCACCGGACTCGGCGACGAGGGCGGCTTCGCCCCCGACCTCGCGTCCAACTCGGCGGCGCTCGACCTGTTGATGGAGGCGATCGACGAGGCCGGCTTCACCGCCGGCACCGACGTCGCGCTGGCCATGGACCCGGCGACCTCGGAGCTGTTCCGCGACGGGAGCTACGCCCTCGAGGGCGAGGGACGCGTGCTGTCGTCGCAGGAGATGGTGGACCTGTGGGCCGACCTGGTCGGGCGCTATCCGATCGTGTCGATCGAGGACGGCCTCGACGAGGGGGACTGGGACGGTTGGAAGCTGCTGACCGCGCGGCTCGGGGACCAGGTCCAGCTCGTCGGTGACGACCTGCTCGTCACCAACCCCGCCTTCGTGCGGCGCGGCATCGACGAGCGCGCCGCCAACAGCGTGCTGGTGAAGGTCAACCAGATCGGTTCGCTGACGGAGACCTTCGACGCGGTCTCGCTGGCGCAGCGGGCCGGCTGGACCGCGATGATCAGCCACCGTTCGGGCGAGACCGAGGACGCGACCATCGCCGACATCGCGGTCGCCACCAACGCCGGACAGATCAAGACCGGTGCGCCGGCGCGCTCCGACCGGGTCGCCAAGTACAACCAGCTCCTGCGGATCGAGGAGGAGCTCGGCGACACCGCCCGCTACGCCGGTCGCGACGCCTTCCCCCGGTTCTCCGCATGA
- the codB gene encoding cytosine permease yields the protein MSDLASTRASQPSDVDPDYPLQIVPAHARKGVLSLGVVLLGFTFFTPTMLAGASIAPAFSFGQFLTIALLGSIVLGVYVSALGAVGARSGLTTVVMARYAFGEKGAKLVSLLLGGTQIGWYGVTVATLALLTQQVTGLDGPLWRWILILGGGAVMGLTAYFGYRGMELLSAVSVPLLLVLAGWVTWRSLTEIGGLGGLGEVTGTGELTVAAAVTAIVGTFASGGTQAPNWTRFARTPTQGFSSAAIAFIVGELLMIFFGGIGALAFGIGDFVEVLFALNLIGWGLVFLVANLWTTNDNTAYNFGVAGAELFNANTKKPFVIGGVVIGTLLALPIYDNLIGYLSWLGILIPAIGGVLIGDHVANWRRGMPEPLAYRFPAVRWENVAVYAVATLAAWISSRQGILIPPVVAIVLAVVGAYAVGRRLTPDLGQPVAAA from the coding sequence ATGAGTGACCTGGCCAGCACCCGCGCGTCGCAGCCCAGCGACGTCGACCCGGACTACCCGCTGCAGATCGTGCCCGCCCACGCCCGCAAGGGGGTGCTGTCGCTGGGCGTGGTGCTGCTCGGGTTCACCTTCTTCACCCCGACGATGCTGGCCGGGGCGAGCATCGCGCCGGCGTTCTCGTTCGGGCAGTTCCTCACCATCGCGCTGCTCGGTTCGATCGTGCTCGGCGTGTACGTCTCGGCGCTGGGTGCCGTGGGTGCACGCTCGGGCCTGACGACGGTGGTGATGGCCCGCTACGCCTTCGGCGAGAAGGGCGCCAAGCTGGTCTCCCTACTGCTCGGCGGCACCCAGATCGGCTGGTACGGCGTGACCGTCGCCACCCTCGCGCTGTTGACGCAGCAGGTCACCGGCCTCGACGGGCCGCTGTGGCGGTGGATCCTCATCCTCGGCGGCGGCGCCGTGATGGGGCTGACCGCCTACTTCGGCTACCGGGGCATGGAGCTGCTCTCGGCAGTGTCGGTCCCGCTGCTGCTCGTGCTCGCCGGCTGGGTGACGTGGCGGTCGCTGACCGAGATCGGCGGCCTGGGCGGGCTGGGCGAGGTGACCGGCACGGGTGAGCTGACCGTGGCCGCGGCCGTCACGGCCATCGTCGGCACGTTCGCCTCCGGCGGGACCCAGGCACCCAACTGGACCCGCTTCGCCCGCACACCGACGCAGGGGTTCTCCTCCGCCGCGATCGCGTTCATCGTCGGCGAACTGTTGATGATCTTCTTCGGCGGCATCGGTGCGCTGGCGTTCGGGATCGGCGACTTCGTCGAGGTCCTGTTCGCGCTCAACCTGATCGGCTGGGGTCTGGTGTTCCTGGTCGCCAACCTGTGGACCACCAACGACAACACCGCCTACAACTTCGGCGTCGCCGGGGCCGAGTTGTTCAACGCCAACACCAAGAAGCCGTTCGTCATCGGTGGTGTGGTGATCGGCACGCTGCTGGCCCTGCCGATCTACGACAACCTGATCGGTTACCTGTCCTGGCTCGGGATCCTGATCCCGGCCATCGGTGGGGTGCTCATCGGTGACCACGTCGCGAACTGGCGCCGCGGGATGCCCGAGCCGCTGGCCTACCGCTTCCCCGCCGTGCGGTGGGAGAACGTCGCGGTCTACGCCGTGGCGACGCTCGCCGCCTGGATCTCCAGCCGTCAGGGGATCCTGATCCCGCCGGTGGTCGCGATCGTGCTCGCGGTCGTCGGTGCGTACGCCGTCGGTCGGCGGCTCACCCCCGACCTCGGTCAGCCGGTCGCGGCCGCCTGA